In Fusarium oxysporum f. sp. lycopersici 4287 chromosome 4, whole genome shotgun sequence, a genomic segment contains:
- a CDS encoding cofilin: protein MSQSGATVSQDCITAFNDLKLNKKYKYIVYKLSDDYKEIVVEHASDNSDWEDFREKLVNATSKSRTGAVGKGPRYAVYDFEYSLASGDGIRNKITFIAWSPDDAGIQPKMIYASSKEALKRSLTGIATELQANDTDDIEYDSILKTVSKGLAG, encoded by the exons ATG TCTCAATCCGG TGCCACCGTTTCGCAGGACTGCATAACTGCCTTCAACGACctgaagctcaacaagaagtACAAGTACATCGTCTACAAGCTTTCCGACGACTACAAGGAGATCGTTGTCGAGCACGCCTCCGACAACAGCGACTGGGAGGACTTCCGTGAGAAGCTCGTCAACGCTACCTCCAAGAGCCGAACT GGCGCTGTTGGCAAGGGTCCCCGTTACGCCGTCTACGACTTCGAGTACAGCCTGGCCTCCGGCGATGGTATCCG AAACAAGATCACCTTCATCGCCTGGTCTCCCGATGATGCCGGTATCCAG CCCAAGATGATCTACGCTTCCTCCAAGGAGGCTCTTAAGCGATCGCTCACTGGCATTGCCACCGAGCTCCAGGCCAACGACACTGATGACATCGAATACGACTCCATCCTCAAGACCGTCAGCAAGGGTCTTGCTGGTTAA
- a CDS encoding heat shock protein 60, mitochondrial, translating into MQRALSTRARASVLSSAATKYRAGSLSQQVRFAHKELKFGVEGRAALLAGVDTLAKAVATTLGPKGRNVLIESSFGSPKITKDGVTVARAVSLKDKFENLGAKLLQDVASKTNEVAGDGTTTATVLARAIFSETVKNVAAGCNPMDLRRGIQAAVEAVVEFLQKNKRDITTSAEIAQVATISANGDVHIGQMIANAMEKVGKEGVITCKEGKTVADELEVTEGMRFDRGFVSPYFITDTKSQKVEFENPLILLSEKKISAVQDIIPALEVSTQQRRPLVIIAEDIEGEALAVCILNKLRGQLQVAAVKAPGFGDNRKSILGDLAILTDGTVFTDELDIKLDKATPDMLGSTGSITITKEDTIVLNGSGSKDAIAQRCEQIRGVIADPTTSEYEKEKLQERLAKLSGGVAVIKVGGSSEVEVGEKKDRFVDALNATRAAVEEGILPGGGTALIKASAHALNEVPTANFDQQLGVSIVKNAITRPARTIIENAGLESSVVVGKLTDEHAGDFNKGFDSSKGEYVDMINAGILDPFKVVRTGLIDASGVASLLGTTEVAIVDAPEEKGAGGPPMGGMGGMGGMGGMGGMM; encoded by the exons ATGCAGCGCGCATTGAGCACCCGGGCTCGGGCTTCCGTCCTCTCCTCAGCGGCCACCAAGTACCGAGCTGGCAGCCTCAGCCAGCAGGTCCGATTTGCTCACAAG GAGCTCAAGTTCGGTGTTGAGGGCCGTGCTGCTCTCCTCGCTGGTGTCGATACCCTCGCTAAGGCTGTTGCTACTACCCTCGGTCCTAAGGGCCGAAACGTCCTCATTGAGTCCAGCTTTGGTTCTCCTAAGATCACCAAGG ATGGTGTGACCGTTGCCCGCGCTGTCAGCCTCAAGGACAAGTTCGAGAACCTTGGTGCCAAGCTCCTCCAAGATGTTGCTTCCAAGACCAACGAGGTCGCCGGTGACGGTACCACCACCGCTACCGTTCTCGCCCGTGCCATCTTCTCCGAGACCGTCAAGAACGTCGCCGCTGGCTGCAACCCTATGGACCTCCGCCGCGGTATCCAGGCTGCTGTCGAGGCCGTCGTCGAGTTCCTCCAGAAGAACAAGCGTGATATTACCACCAGCGCTGAGATCGCTCAGGTTGCTACCATCTCCGCCAACGGTGATGTCCACATCGGCCAGATGATTGCCAACGCCATGGAGAAGGTTGGCAAGGAGGGTGTCATCACCTGCAAGGAGGGCAAGACCGTTGCTGATGAGCTCGAGGTCACCGAGGGTATGCGATTCGACCGTGGCTTCGTCTCCCCCTACTTCATCACCGATACCAAGTCCCAGAAGGTCGAGTTTGAGAACcctctcatcctcctctccgagaagaagatctctgCTGTTCAGGACATCATCCCCGCTCTTGAGGTCTCTACCCAGCAGCGACGGCCTCTTGTCATCATTGCTGAGGACATTGAGGGTGAGGCTCTCGCCGTTTGCATTCTGAACAAGCTCCGTGGCCAGCTCCAGGTTGCTGCTGTCAAGGCCCCTGGCTTCGGTGACAACCGCAAGTCCATCCTCGGCGATCTTGCTATCCTCACCGACGGTACTGTCTTCActgatgagcttgatatTAAGCTTGACAAGGCCACTCCTGACATGCTCGGTTCTACCGGTTCTATCACTATCACAAAGGAGGACACCATTGTCCTGAACGGCAGCGGTAGCAAGGACGCCATTGCTCAGCGATGCGAGCAGATCCGTGGTGTCATTGCCGACCCTACCACCTCTGAGtacgagaaggagaagctccAGGAGCGTCTTGCTAAGCTCTCTGGAGGTGTTGCCGTCATCAAGGTTGGTGGCTCCTCCGAGGTTGAGGTcggcgagaagaaggaccGATTTGTCGATGCCCTGAACGCCACCCGTGCCGCCGTTGAGGAGGGTATCCTGCCCGGTGGTGGTACTGCCCTTATCAAGGCCTCTGCCCACGCTCTTAACGAGGTTCCTACTGCCAACTTCGACCAGCAGCTCGGTGTCAGCATCGTCAAGAACGCCATTACACGCCCTGCCCGAACCATCATCGAGAACGCTGGCCTTGAGAGCTCCGTCGTTGTCGGCAAGCTCACTGACGAGCACGCCGGTGACTTCAACAAGGGTTTCGATAGCTCCAAGGGCGAGTACGTTGACATGATCAACGCCGGTATCCTTGACCCCTTCAAGGTCGTCCGCACTGGTCTCATCGACGCTAGCGGTGTTGCCTCTCTTCTGGGCACTACTGAGGTTGCCATCGTTGATGCCCCTGAGGAGAAGGGAGCTGGTGGTCCTCCTATGGGTGGCATGGGCGGCATGGGTGGTATGGGCGGTATGGGAGGTATGATGTAA
- a CDS encoding hypothetical protein (At least one base has a quality score < 10), with translation MPPKKSADQDGSPIGLTDGELRFIKAIFDNMTQKPDADWDAVANTVSLKDAKCAKERFRQMSVRHGWRTDGAGSGPSPRKSPAAVRKSRKTNTTRSPSKKSIKKVDEDDEDVKEEAQSEEKKEIKAEVEDDDAN, from the coding sequence ATGCCTCCCAAGAAGAGTGCCGACCAAGATGGCTCCCCTATCGGCCTCACTGATGGCGAGCTCCGAttcatcaaggccatctTCGACAACATGACTCAAAAGCCCGATGCCGACTGGGATGCCGTTGCCAACACCGTCAGTCTGAAGGATGCCAAGTGTGCCAAAGAGCGCTTCCGTCAGATGTCCGTCCGTCATGGCTGGCGTACCGATGGTGCTGGATCTGGTCCCAGTCCTCGCAAGTCTCCTGCTGCTGTCAGGAAGTCCAGGAAGACCAACACTACTCGAAGCCCCTCCAAGAAGTCTATCAAGAAggtcgatgaggatgacgaggatgtcaaggaggaggctcagtctgaggagaagaaggagatcaaggctgaggttgaggatgatgacgcCAACTAA
- a CDS encoding heat shock protein 60, mitochondrial produces the protein MDLRRGIQAAVEAVVEFLQKNKRDITTSAEIAQVATISANGDVHIGQMIANAMEKVGKEGVITCKEGKTVADELEVTEGMRFDRGFVSPYFITDTKSQKVEFENPLILLSEKKISAVQDIIPALEVSTQQRRPLVIIAEDIEGEALAVCILNKLRGQLQVAAVKAPGFGDNRKSILGDLAILTDGTVFTDELDIKLDKATPDMLGSTGSITITKEDTIVLNGSGSKDAIAQRCEQIRGVIADPTTSEYEKEKLQERLAKLSGGVAVIKVGGSSEVEVGEKKDRFVDALNATRAAVEEGILPGGGTALIKASAHALNEVPTANFDQQLGVSIVKNAITRPARTIIENAGLESSVVVGKLTDEHAGDFNKGFDSSKGEYVDMINAGILDPFKVVRTGLIDASGVASLLGTTEVAIVDAPEEKGAGGPPMGGMGGMGGMGGMGGMM, from the coding sequence ATGGACCTCCGCCGCGGTATCCAGGCTGCTGTCGAGGCCGTCGTCGAGTTCCTCCAGAAGAACAAGCGTGATATTACCACCAGCGCTGAGATCGCTCAGGTTGCTACCATCTCCGCCAACGGTGATGTCCACATCGGCCAGATGATTGCCAACGCCATGGAGAAGGTTGGCAAGGAGGGTGTCATCACCTGCAAGGAGGGCAAGACCGTTGCTGATGAGCTCGAGGTCACCGAGGGTATGCGATTCGACCGTGGCTTCGTCTCCCCCTACTTCATCACCGATACCAAGTCCCAGAAGGTCGAGTTTGAGAACcctctcatcctcctctccgagaagaagatctctgCTGTTCAGGACATCATCCCCGCTCTTGAGGTCTCTACCCAGCAGCGACGGCCTCTTGTCATCATTGCTGAGGACATTGAGGGTGAGGCTCTCGCCGTTTGCATTCTGAACAAGCTCCGTGGCCAGCTCCAGGTTGCTGCTGTCAAGGCCCCTGGCTTCGGTGACAACCGCAAGTCCATCCTCGGCGATCTTGCTATCCTCACCGACGGTACTGTCTTCActgatgagcttgatatTAAGCTTGACAAGGCCACTCCTGACATGCTCGGTTCTACCGGTTCTATCACTATCACAAAGGAGGACACCATTGTCCTGAACGGCAGCGGTAGCAAGGACGCCATTGCTCAGCGATGCGAGCAGATCCGTGGTGTCATTGCCGACCCTACCACCTCTGAGtacgagaaggagaagctccAGGAGCGTCTTGCTAAGCTCTCTGGAGGTGTTGCCGTCATCAAGGTTGGTGGCTCCTCCGAGGTTGAGGTcggcgagaagaaggaccGATTTGTCGATGCCCTGAACGCCACCCGTGCCGCCGTTGAGGAGGGTATCCTGCCCGGTGGTGGTACTGCCCTTATCAAGGCCTCTGCCCACGCTCTTAACGAGGTTCCTACTGCCAACTTCGACCAGCAGCTCGGTGTCAGCATCGTCAAGAACGCCATTACACGCCCTGCCCGAACCATCATCGAGAACGCTGGCCTTGAGAGCTCCGTCGTTGTCGGCAAGCTCACTGACGAGCACGCCGGTGACTTCAACAAGGGTTTCGATAGCTCCAAGGGCGAGTACGTTGACATGATCAACGCCGGTATCCTTGACCCCTTCAAGGTCGTCCGCACTGGTCTCATCGACGCTAGCGGTGTTGCCTCTCTTCTGGGCACTACTGAGGTTGCCATCGTTGATGCCCCTGAGGAGAAGGGAGCTGGTGGTCCTCCTATGGGTGGCATGGGCGGCATGGGTGGTATGGGCGGTATGGGAGGTATGATGTAA